A region from the Rosa rugosa chromosome 6, drRosRugo1.1, whole genome shotgun sequence genome encodes:
- the LOC133716884 gene encoding UDP-glycosyltransferase 76B1-like translates to MNYASEPQLLFFFRVIIYHALRTPLLLLHKCYPANSSLTSSSLLAQDQSCISWLNTQAPKSVIYVSFGSIAAIKETQFLEIAWGLANSKQPFLWVIRPGLVHGSDWLEALPSGFLETLNVKGHIVKWAPQKEVLAHQAVGVFWTHNGWNSTLESICEGVPMICMPCSSDQMMNARYVSDVWKVGLQLQHGVERVNIENTIRRLMVEKEGEEIKNRVLRLMQKANFCLKQGGSSYRSLDALIKHILSFK, encoded by the exons ATGAACT ATGCTTCTGAGCCTcaactcctcttcttcttcagagtaaTCATATATCATGCGCTAAGaactcctcttcttcttcttcacaaatgCTACCCTGCAAACTCTTCTCTAACTTCAAGTAGCTTATTAGCACAAGACCAGAGTTGCATTTCATGGCTAAACACACAAGCACCAAAATCTGTTATTTATGTTAGTTTTGGGAGCATTGCAGCAATAAAGGAAACTCAGTTTTTGGAGATAGCCTGGGGGCTAGCCAACAGCAAGCAGCCCTTCTTGTGGGTTATTCGACCCGGATTAGTCCATGGGTCAGATTGGCTTGAAGCATTACCTAGTGGGTTTCTTGAGACCTTGAATGTTAAGGGGCACATTGTTAAATGGGCACCTCAAAAAGAAGTGCTTGCCCATCAAGCGGTTGGTGTGTTTTGGACTCACAATGGCTGGAATTCTACATTGGAGAGTATCTGCGAGGGGGTACCTATGATTTGTATGCCATGTTCTTCTGATCAAATGATGAATGCAAGATATGTAAGCGATGTTTGGAAGGTCGGGTTGCAGTTACAACATGGGGTCGAGAGAGTCAACATTGAAAACACCATTAGAAGACTAATGGTGGAGAAAGAAGGGGAAGAGATCAAAAACAGAGTTTTAAGGCTAATGCAGAAGGCAAATTTTTGCCTCAAACAAGGTGGCTCATCATACCGATCCTTAGATGCCTTGATCAAACACATTTTATCATTTAAATGA
- the LOC133715180 gene encoding UDP-glycosyltransferase 76F1-like, whose translation MEQRKARRLILFPLPFQGHINPMLELANILHLKGFSITIIHTNFNSLNPSSHPHFTFYSIPDGLSESEASTKDILFLVSVLNAKCVEPFRECLASLLSDVSEEPVACLISDAIFHFAQSVADSLKVPRVVLRTGGASSFTVFAAFPLLREKGYIPIQDSRLEEPVAEFPHLKVKDLPVLKGCDSEEYYQLVDGMSNGTKSSRGLIFNTFEYLEEHALGKIRQEFPIPIFPIGPFHYCFPAASSSLPLSTEDKSCISWLNSQAPKSVVYVSYGSIAAIKEAQFLEIAWGLANSKRPFLWVIRPDSIHGGSQWLELLPNEFLENLNGRGHIVKWSPQKEVLSHAAIGVFWTHSGWNSTLESICEGVPMICMPCFTDQLVNARYVSNVWKVGLQLEPGAERGEIERTIRKLMVEKEGEEIRARSLKLMEKANLCFKQDGSSYQSLDGLVKHILSLE comes from the exons ATGGAGCAAAGGAAGGCCCGGAGATTGATACTCTTCCCACTGCCCTTTCAAGGTCATATAAACCCCATGCTAGAGCTGGCCAACATTTTACACCTGAAAGGCTTCTCCATAACCATCATTCACACCAACTTCAACTCTCTCAACCCTTCAAGCCATCCGCACTTCACCTTTTACTCAATTCCTGATGGCTTATCTGAAAGTGAGGCCTCCACAAAGGATATCCTCTTCCTCGTTTCTGTTCTAAATGCTAAATGTGTCGAACCTTTCCGGGAATGCTTGGCTAGCTTGTTATCTGATGTTTCAGAGGAGCCTGTTGCTTGTTTGATATCAGACGCTATCTTTCACTTCGCTCAATCTGTTGCCGATAGCCTTAAGGTCCCGAGGGTTGTTTTAAGGACTGGGGGTGCTTCTTCATTTACTGTTTTTGCTGCATTTCCACTTCTGCGTGAAAAGGGCTACATCCCAATACAAG ATTCTCGACTAGAAGAGCCAGTGGCAGAGTTCCCACATCTCAAAGTCAAAGACCTTCCTGTGCTCAAAGGGTGTGACTCAGAGGAATATTATCAACTAGTAGACGGCATGTCAAATGGAACCAAGTCCTCAAGGGGACTCATTTTTAATACGTTTGAATACCTTGAAGAGCATGCACTGGGAAAAATTCGACAAGAATTCCCCATTCCAATTTTCCCTATAGGACCATTTCACTACTGTTTCCCTGCAGCCTCTTCTTCACTTCCCTTGTCAACAGAAGACAAAAGCTGCATTTCATGGCTAAACAGTCAAGCACCCAAATCCGTTGTCTATGTTAGCTATGGGAGCATTGCAGCAATAAAGGAAGCTCAATTTTTGGAGATAGCTTGGGGACTAGCCAACAGCAAGCGGCCTTTCTTATGGGTGATTCGACCTGATTCAATCCACGGAGGTTCCCAATGGCTTGAACTATTACCTAATGAATTTCTAGAGAACTTGAACGGGAGGGGGCACATTGTGAAGTGGTCTCCCCAAAAAGAAGTGTTATCACATGCAGCCATTGGAGTCTTTTGGACTCACAGCGGCTGGAACTCTACACTGGAAAGCATTTGCGAGGGAGTTCCTATGATTTGTATGCCATGTTTCACTGATCAATTGGTGAACGCGAGATATGTAAGCAATGTCTGGAAGGTTGGTTTGCAGTTAGAGCCGGGGGCAGAGAGAGGTGAAATCGAAAGAACGATTAGAAAACTAATGGTGGAGAAAGAAGGGGAGGAGATCAGAGCCAGAAGCTTAAAGCTAATGGAGAAGGCGAATCTCTGCTTCAAACAAGATGGCTCTTCATACCAATCCTTGGACGGCTTGGTTAAACATATTCTATCACTAGAATAA